Proteins co-encoded in one Medicago truncatula cultivar Jemalong A17 chromosome 8, MtrunA17r5.0-ANR, whole genome shotgun sequence genomic window:
- the LOC11423709 gene encoding uncharacterized protein isoform X1, which translates to MAVSLGNLTILLDISSPRTLTLDRKPLLTLPLKRDSSSCSCSYGCDGEVRGRVVVARGKSNSEQNGVDFDSESDEEGGLGDGDDFETKIRRRVKEFEERRELEKKAEEYLQSKGDDDGEEESEEEKRMRVKKELEKVAKEQAERRATAQLMYDLGKKAYGRGSYGRAVEFLEGALTIIPRPTLFGGEIQIWLAMAYEANNRHKDCIALYKQLENSHPSISIKRQAAELRYILEAPKLKITQEEMVTIPLIGSSYDSYAGTWSDKNKDRKSGTVNSPFPSSRDNLLDLLVWRPPAGLGKNRAFWVGLTIWLVLVGAALYIQR; encoded by the exons ATGGCTGTAAGCTTAGGAAACCTAACCATACTCCTTGACATATCTTCACCTAGAACCCTAACTCTCGACAGAAAACCTCTTCTCACGTTACCTCTCAAGAGAGACTCTTCTAGTTGCAGTTGTAGTTATGGTTGTGACGGGGAGGTGCGTGGACGAGTGGTGGTGGCGCGTGGGAAGTCGAACTCGGAGCAGAATGGAGTGGACTTTGACTCCGAGAGTGATGAGGAAGGAGGGTTAGGTGATGGAGATGATTTTGAGACGAAGATAAGGAGGAGAGTTAAGGAGTTTGAAGAGAGGAGAGAGCTTGAGAAGAAAGCTGAAGAGTATTTGCAGAGTAAgggtgatgatgatggtgaggAAGAGAGTGAGGAAGAGAAGAGGATGAGAGTTAAGAAAGAGCTTGAAAAG GTGGCTAAGGAGCAGGCAGAGAGGAGGGCAACAGCTCAGTTGATGTATGATTTGGGCAAGAAAGCTTACGGGAGAGGCTCGTACGGACGTGCCGTTGAGTTTCTTGAAGGTGCACTCACCATCATACCAAGACCTACGTTATTTGGTGGTGAG ATACAAATATGGCTGGCTATGGCTTATGAGGCCAATAATCGCCATAAAGATTGCATTGCTCTTTACAAGCAATTAGAAAATTCGCACCCTAGTATTAGCATCAAACGTCAAGCTGCAGAACTTCGTTACATTTTGGAAGCACCAAAGCTCAAGATAACGCAAGAAGAGATGGTGACTATACCCTTGATTGGTTCCAGTTATGACAG TTATGCGGGAACATGGAGCGATAAAAACAAGGATCGAAAGAGTGGAACAGTTAACAGTCCGTTTCCATCGTCTAGAGATAACCTTTTGGACTTACTTGTGTGGAGACCTCCAGCTGGATTAGGGAAAAATCGAGCTTTCTGGGTTGGTTTGACCATATGGTTGGTATTAGTTGGTGCTGCTCTCTATATTCAAAGATGA
- the LOC11423709 gene encoding uncharacterized protein isoform X2 — protein MAVSLGNLTILLDISSPRTLTLDRKPLLTLPLKRDSSSCSCSYGCDGEVRGRVVVARGKSNSEQNGVDFDSESDEEGGLGDGDDFETKIRRRVKEFEERRELEKKAEEYLQSKGDDDGEEESEEEKRMRVKKELEKVAKEQAERRATAQLMYDLGKKAYGRGSYGRAVEFLEGALTIIPRPTLFGGEIQIWLAMAYEANNRHKDCIALYKQLENSHPSISIKRQAAELRYILEAPKLKITQEEMVTIPLIGSSYDRN, from the exons ATGGCTGTAAGCTTAGGAAACCTAACCATACTCCTTGACATATCTTCACCTAGAACCCTAACTCTCGACAGAAAACCTCTTCTCACGTTACCTCTCAAGAGAGACTCTTCTAGTTGCAGTTGTAGTTATGGTTGTGACGGGGAGGTGCGTGGACGAGTGGTGGTGGCGCGTGGGAAGTCGAACTCGGAGCAGAATGGAGTGGACTTTGACTCCGAGAGTGATGAGGAAGGAGGGTTAGGTGATGGAGATGATTTTGAGACGAAGATAAGGAGGAGAGTTAAGGAGTTTGAAGAGAGGAGAGAGCTTGAGAAGAAAGCTGAAGAGTATTTGCAGAGTAAgggtgatgatgatggtgaggAAGAGAGTGAGGAAGAGAAGAGGATGAGAGTTAAGAAAGAGCTTGAAAAG GTGGCTAAGGAGCAGGCAGAGAGGAGGGCAACAGCTCAGTTGATGTATGATTTGGGCAAGAAAGCTTACGGGAGAGGCTCGTACGGACGTGCCGTTGAGTTTCTTGAAGGTGCACTCACCATCATACCAAGACCTACGTTATTTGGTGGTGAG ATACAAATATGGCTGGCTATGGCTTATGAGGCCAATAATCGCCATAAAGATTGCATTGCTCTTTACAAGCAATTAGAAAATTCGCACCCTAGTATTAGCATCAAACGTCAAGCTGCAGAACTTCGTTACATTTTGGAAGCACCAAAGCTCAAGATAACGCAAGAAGAGATGGTGACTATACCCTTGATTGGTTCCAGTTATGACAG AAACTGA
- the LOC11444818 gene encoding 60S ribosomal protein L27a-2: MTTSLKKNRKKRGHVSAGHGRIGKHRKHPGGRGNAGGMHHHRILFDKYHPGYFGKVGMRYFHKLRNKFHSPTVNIDTLWSLLPQEVKDKASKSKDVAPVIDVTQFGFFKVLGKGVLPKNQSVVVKAKLVSKIAEKKIKEAGGAVLLTA; the protein is encoded by the coding sequence ATGACAACCAGCCTCAAGAAAAACCGGAAGAAGCGCGGCCACGTAAGCGCCGGCCACGGCCGTATCGGAAAACACCGCAAACACCCTGGAGGCCGAGGAAACGCCGGAGGTATGCACCATCACCGCATCCTCTTCGACAAGTATCACCCTGGTTACTTCGGCAAAGTGGGTATGCGTTACTTTCACAAACTCCGCAACAAATTCCACAGTCCCACCGTGAACATTGATACTCTCTGGTCTCTTCTACCTCAAGAAGTGAAGGACAAAGCTTCTAAGTCGAAGGATGTTGCTCCTGTGATTGATGTTACGCAGTTTGGGTTCTTTAAGGTGCTTGGGAAAGGAGTGTTGCCGAAGAATCAGAGTGTTGTTGTTAAGGCGAAGCTGGTTTCGAAGATTGCGGAGAAGAAGATTAAGGAAGCTGGTGGTGCTGTTCTTCTTACTGCTTAA
- the LOC11440508 gene encoding protein DETOXIFICATION 29, which produces MEENDTQTYPLLTPLNNQQHDQINTAVFTAKSDDISPITGAGDFAREFLNESKKLWYLAGPAIFTSISQYSLGAVTQVFAGQVGTLQLAAVSVENSVIAGFCLGITMGMGSALETLCGQAFGAGKLDMLGIYMQRSWLILNATAIILCFLYIFASPLLKLIGQTTAISEAAGVFALWMIPQLFAYAMNFPIQKFLQAQSKIMAMAWISAAALVGHTFFSWFLMLHLGWGLVGAAVVLNSSWWFIVLAQIVYVLSGSCGEAWSGFSFQAFQNLWGFVRLSLASAVMMCLEVWYFMALILFAGYLENAEVSVDALSICTNILGWTVMASFGVNAAVSVRVSNELGASHPRAAKFSLVVAVITSFALGLILSMILIIFRKQYPVLFSNDPEVREVVIELTPMLALCIVINNIQPVLSGVAIGAGWQSAVAYVNIACYYLFGIPLGLFFGYYLDFGVLGIWSGMLSGTVLQTLVLFFMVYRTDWNNEASLAEERISKWGGQKVIKMNDNGKDLQET; this is translated from the exons ATGGAGGAAAATGATACACAAACCTACCCACTCCTCACACCATTAAACAACCAACAACATGATCAAATCAACACTGCTGTATTCACAGCTAAATCCGATGATATTTCTCCGATCACCGGTGCCGGAGACTTTGCCAGAGAATTTCTCAATGAGTCTAAAAAACTTTGGTACCTTGCTGGACCTGCTATCTTCACCTCCATCTCTCAATATTCTCTTGGTGCTGTTACTCAAGTCTTTGCTGGTCAAGTTGGGACTCTTCAACTTGCGGCTGTTTCCGTCGAAAACTCCGTCATCGCCGGCTTTTGCTTAGGCATCACG ATGGGGATGGGAAGCGCATTGGAGACACTATGTGGACAAGCTTTCGGAGCAGGGAAACTAGACATGTTAGGAATATACATGCAAAGATCATGGTTGATTCTAAACGCCACCGCGATAATTCTATGTTTTCTCTACATTTTCGCGTCGCCTCTTCTAAAACTTATAGGCCAAACAACCGCGATATCAGAGGCAGCCGGAGTTTTTGCACTATGGATGATTCCTCAACTCTTCGCTTACGCGATGAACTTTCCTATCCAAAAGTTCTTGCAAGCACAAAGTAAGATCATGGCTATGGCATGGATTTCCGCGGCGGCGTTGGTGGGACACACATTCTTTAGTTGGTTCCTTATGTTGCACCTAGGGTGGGGACTTGTTGGTGCAGCCGTGGTGCTTAATTCTTCGTGGTGGTTTATTGTTTTGGCTcaaattgtttatgttttgagTGGTTCTTGTGGTGAAGCTTGGAgtggtttttcttttcaagCCTTTCAGAATCTTTGGGGTTTTGTTCGTCTCTCACTTGCTTCTGCTGTTATGATGTG CCTTGAAGTATGGTATTTTATGGCATTAATACTATTTGCTGGATATCTGGAGAATGCAGAAGTTTCAGTTGATGCATTGTCTATATG CACAAACATATTGGGGTGGACTGTCATGGCATCCTTTGGAGTTAATGCAGCCGTAAG TGTGAGGGTATCAAATGAATTGGGAGCATCTCATCCAAGAGCAGCAAAATTCTCACTTGTGGTTGCAGTGATTACATCATTTGCCCTTGGTCTCATTCTTTCAATGATTTTAATAATCTTCCGAAAACAGTATCCAGTATTATTCTCAAATGATCCAGAAGTGAGAGAGGTAGTGATTGAATTGACACCAATGTTGGCATTATGcattgtcatcaacaacattcaGCCTGTTCTTTCAGGTGTTGCCATTGGTGCTGGGTGGCAATCAGCTGTTGCTTATGTAAATATTGCATGTTACTATCTCTTTGGTATTCCTTTGGGTCTCTTCTTTGGttactatcttgactttggTGTCTTG GGGATTTGGTCTGGAATGCTGTCAGGGACAGTCCTACAAACTCTTGTGTTATTCTTCATGGTCTATAGAACTGACTGGAATAATGAG GCATCACTTGCGGAAGAAAGGATAAGTAAGTGGGGTGGGCAAAAAGTTATAAAGATGAACGATAATGGAAAGGATCTTCAAGAAACATGA